From one Triticum urartu cultivar G1812 chromosome 3, Tu2.1, whole genome shotgun sequence genomic stretch:
- the LOC125546320 gene encoding uncharacterized protein LOC125546320 isoform X2, translated as MTTLCFGSFEPASAPPRLWSDRVDSDDSLEHTLPPLEFEGDAGLFAGWPARSLVGATERSPEGASLVLAPHVDATSVSASTGKMGRGEGASGQVASPSPNPIPISVASVTLAPCGSAGAGSGSPRQAASAPASPTVAVTTAAAAALGGGGLGQEALAPPSLSMIRRTVSPSPMAHTSEPAAEVGGAARAISSSLLPMVGVPSVGLPSKGIGSPQTPSLVTPVEPLRDSVPGVTREEVVAFGGIPDPIAEGRRMSARILDIPEVDDMQQRCAMRAAKLQEAALSSGMSVNLSNSLLHFSNEEIINNANQLGVSLGAMDSEITNSVNDLLDLEAERALETIRNLAAVKPMKDDEIDALGVRVLDNLCADLAPPNHDSEEDDVPLENDDSNICEPGYEDRATKPSKPKRKWKRKIYPDSAVRRSARIRTTKKFHDEL; from the coding sequence ATGACTACTCTGTGTTTTGGGTCCTTTGAGCCAGCCTCGGCACCTCCCAGACTATGGAGTGACCGGGTAGATTCTGATGATTCTCTGGAGCACACGCTCCCCCCGTTGGAGTTCGAGGGGGATGCTGGATTGTTTGCTGGATGGCCGGCAAGGTCTTTGGTCGGAGCTACGGAGAGGAGTCCGGAGGGAGCTTCTCTTGTCCTGGCGCCTCACGTGGACGCGACTTCGGTGTCGGCGTCTACGGGCAAGATGGGTCGTGGGGAAGGAGCTTCGGGGCAGGTGGCCTCGCCTTCTCCCAACCCCATCCCGATCTCGGTGGCGTCGGTGACGCTGGCCCCATGTGGGTCGGCCGGTGCGGGGAGCGGGAGCCCGAGGCAGGCGGCCTCGGCTCCTGCTTCCCCGACGGTGGCGGTAACCACCGCGGCAGCAGCtgcgttgggggggggggggctggggCAGGAGGCCTTGGCTCCTCCTTCGCTCTCGATGATCAGGAGGACCGTCTCTCCTTCGCCGATGGCTCATACGTCTGAGCCGGCGGCTGAGGTCGGAGGAGCGGCCCGCGCCATCTCCTCTTCGCTCCTACCCATGGTCGGGGTCCCTAGTGTGGGACTCCCGTCTAAGGGGATCGGGAGCCCGCAGACGCCTTCTCTGGTAACCCCGGTAGAGCCTTTGAGGGACTCTGTGCCAGGTGTTACTAGGGAGGAGGTTGTCGCGTTTGGCGGGATCCCGGACCCTATCGCCGAGGGGAGACGGATGAGTGCCCGCATCCTCGACATCCCCGAGGTGGATGATATGCAGCAGCGGTGCGCtatgagggcggccaagcttcaGGAGGCTGCTTTGTCTTCCGGTATGTCCGTCAACCTATCTAATTCCTTATTGCATTTTTCTAATGAGGAGATTATAAATAATGCAAACCAATTAGGAGTTTCACTAGGTGCTATGGATAGTGAGATTACCAATTCGGTGAATGATTTATTAGATTTGGAGGCGGAACGTGCCTTAGAGACTATTCGTAATCTTGCAGCCGTTAAACCAATGAAGGATGATGAGATTGATGCGTTAGGGGTCAGAGTGCTAGATAATCTGTGTGCGGATTTAGCACCACCCAATCATGACTCTGAGGAAGATGATGTACCCCTAGAGAATGATGATAGTAATATTTGTGAACCCGGTTATGAGGACCGGGCGACAAAGCCTAGTAAACCTAAGCGTAAGTGGAAACGAAAGATCTATCCCGATTCCGCAGTTCGTAGGAGTGCTAGGATTCGAACCACTAAAAAATTCCATGATGAATTATGA
- the LOC125546320 gene encoding uncharacterized protein LOC125546320 isoform X1 produces MHDSDGNAGAEGAPSDEPTREGSNGSSQLPGDGTGVEPAVSPAVPMTTLCFGSFEPASAPPRLWSDRVDSDDSLEHTLPPLEFEGDAGLFAGWPARSLVGATERSPEGASLVLAPHVDATSVSASTGKMGRGEGASGQVASPSPNPIPISVASVTLAPCGSAGAGSGSPRQAASAPASPTVAVTTAAAAALGGGGLGQEALAPPSLSMIRRTVSPSPMAHTSEPAAEVGGAARAISSSLLPMVGVPSVGLPSKGIGSPQTPSLVTPVEPLRDSVPGVTREEVVAFGGIPDPIAEGRRMSARILDIPEVDDMQQRCAMRAAKLQEAALSSGMSVNLSNSLLHFSNEEIINNANQLGVSLGAMDSEITNSVNDLLDLEAERALETIRNLAAVKPMKDDEIDALGVRVLDNLCADLAPPNHDSEEDDVPLENDDSNICEPGYEDRATKPSKPKRKWKRKIYPDSAVRRSARIRTTKKFHDEL; encoded by the coding sequence ATGCACGACAGTGATGGCAATGCCGGGGCCGAGGGGGCACCGTCAGATGAGCCCACACGCGAGGGGTCTAATGGTTCTTCTCAGTTGCCTGGGGATGGGACCGGGGTTGAGCCTGCAGTTTCCCCAGCGGTGCCCATGACTACTCTGTGTTTTGGGTCCTTTGAGCCAGCCTCGGCACCTCCCAGACTATGGAGTGACCGGGTAGATTCTGATGATTCTCTGGAGCACACGCTCCCCCCGTTGGAGTTCGAGGGGGATGCTGGATTGTTTGCTGGATGGCCGGCAAGGTCTTTGGTCGGAGCTACGGAGAGGAGTCCGGAGGGAGCTTCTCTTGTCCTGGCGCCTCACGTGGACGCGACTTCGGTGTCGGCGTCTACGGGCAAGATGGGTCGTGGGGAAGGAGCTTCGGGGCAGGTGGCCTCGCCTTCTCCCAACCCCATCCCGATCTCGGTGGCGTCGGTGACGCTGGCCCCATGTGGGTCGGCCGGTGCGGGGAGCGGGAGCCCGAGGCAGGCGGCCTCGGCTCCTGCTTCCCCGACGGTGGCGGTAACCACCGCGGCAGCAGCtgcgttgggggggggggggctggggCAGGAGGCCTTGGCTCCTCCTTCGCTCTCGATGATCAGGAGGACCGTCTCTCCTTCGCCGATGGCTCATACGTCTGAGCCGGCGGCTGAGGTCGGAGGAGCGGCCCGCGCCATCTCCTCTTCGCTCCTACCCATGGTCGGGGTCCCTAGTGTGGGACTCCCGTCTAAGGGGATCGGGAGCCCGCAGACGCCTTCTCTGGTAACCCCGGTAGAGCCTTTGAGGGACTCTGTGCCAGGTGTTACTAGGGAGGAGGTTGTCGCGTTTGGCGGGATCCCGGACCCTATCGCCGAGGGGAGACGGATGAGTGCCCGCATCCTCGACATCCCCGAGGTGGATGATATGCAGCAGCGGTGCGCtatgagggcggccaagcttcaGGAGGCTGCTTTGTCTTCCGGTATGTCCGTCAACCTATCTAATTCCTTATTGCATTTTTCTAATGAGGAGATTATAAATAATGCAAACCAATTAGGAGTTTCACTAGGTGCTATGGATAGTGAGATTACCAATTCGGTGAATGATTTATTAGATTTGGAGGCGGAACGTGCCTTAGAGACTATTCGTAATCTTGCAGCCGTTAAACCAATGAAGGATGATGAGATTGATGCGTTAGGGGTCAGAGTGCTAGATAATCTGTGTGCGGATTTAGCACCACCCAATCATGACTCTGAGGAAGATGATGTACCCCTAGAGAATGATGATAGTAATATTTGTGAACCCGGTTATGAGGACCGGGCGACAAAGCCTAGTAAACCTAAGCGTAAGTGGAAACGAAAGATCTATCCCGATTCCGCAGTTCGTAGGAGTGCTAGGATTCGAACCACTAAAAAATTCCATGATGAATTATGA